Proteins encoded by one window of Porphyrobacter sp. YT40:
- a CDS encoding putative 2OG-Fe(II) oxygenase, with amino-acid sequence MNLAEAQARIAQFPLHDPAAALGTGVALINADYPELLLPHARTLAARHPGSAKAQQLLGLAARACGESLIAAEAFAAAASAAPQDALIAHSRARTALEAGQPAAALFAAAARLAPQDGGVILGHAAALLHEGRADEATALLTRTLAANPLWLDGHRSLAAIAGQMGEDPLASVAAALARHPRAPELHHCAISLALQARDLPRAAAAVAAATAALGTPAWLTLMAGHVASEQGDLAAAEAHFARAAPPGADPGAAWMHARHLLRANAADRAAALLEPLVAQPGAGPLWPYLSLAWRMRGDPRADWLEGDTRLVGVYDIGLSEAELAALADHLRGLHFARSAPLDQSVRGGTQTDGNLLLRAEAPIRDLKARLLALVERHVAQLPPPDPGHPTLPARRAPLRIAGAWSVRLEQAGFHTDHVHPQGWFSSALYVALPETLGKGGEDHDGWLSLGEARDLVPSLPPRQLIEPKPGRLVLFPSTMWHGTRPFPQGERLTVAFDIARPRQD; translated from the coding sequence GTGAACCTTGCCGAAGCCCAAGCCCGGATCGCGCAGTTCCCGCTCCACGATCCCGCCGCCGCGCTCGGTACCGGGGTGGCGCTCATCAATGCCGACTATCCCGAGCTCCTGCTCCCCCACGCCCGCACCCTCGCCGCGCGCCATCCGGGCAGCGCCAAGGCGCAGCAATTGCTCGGTCTCGCCGCGCGCGCCTGCGGAGAGAGCCTGATCGCCGCCGAAGCCTTCGCCGCCGCCGCCAGCGCCGCGCCGCAGGACGCGCTGATCGCCCATTCGCGCGCCCGCACCGCGCTCGAGGCAGGTCAGCCCGCCGCCGCCCTGTTTGCCGCCGCCGCGCGCCTCGCGCCGCAGGACGGCGGCGTCATCCTCGGCCACGCCGCGGCGCTGCTGCACGAGGGCCGCGCGGACGAGGCCACCGCCCTGCTCACCCGCACCCTCGCCGCCAACCCGCTCTGGCTCGACGGGCACCGCAGCCTTGCCGCGATCGCCGGGCAGATGGGCGAAGACCCGCTCGCCAGCGTCGCCGCCGCGCTCGCCCGCCACCCGCGCGCGCCCGAGCTGCACCACTGCGCCATCTCGCTCGCGCTGCAAGCACGCGACCTGCCGCGCGCTGCCGCAGCGGTCGCAGCGGCCACCGCCGCCCTCGGCACGCCTGCATGGCTGACGCTGATGGCCGGCCACGTCGCCTCGGAACAGGGCGATCTGGCCGCCGCCGAGGCGCATTTTGCGAGGGCAGCGCCCCCCGGTGCCGATCCCGGCGCGGCATGGATGCACGCGCGCCACCTGCTCCGCGCCAACGCCGCCGATCGCGCCGCCGCGCTGCTCGAACCTCTCGTCGCCCAGCCCGGCGCAGGGCCGCTGTGGCCCTACCTGTCGCTGGCATGGCGGATGCGGGGCGATCCGCGCGCGGACTGGCTGGAGGGCGATACCCGGCTCGTGGGCGTCTACGATATCGGCCTGTCCGAAGCCGAGCTCGCCGCGCTCGCCGATCACCTGCGCGGCCTGCATTTCGCCCGCAGCGCCCCGCTCGACCAGTCGGTGCGCGGCGGGACGCAGACCGACGGCAACCTGCTGCTGCGCGCCGAGGCCCCGATCCGCGATCTCAAGGCGCGCCTGCTCGCGCTGGTGGAGCGCCACGTCGCGCAGCTCCCCCCGCCCGATCCCGGCCACCCCACCCTCCCCGCCCGCCGCGCTCCGCTGCGCATTGCCGGGGCATGGTCGGTGCGGCTGGAACAGGCAGGCTTTCACACCGATCACGTCCATCCGCAGGGCTGGTTCAGCTCGGCGCTCTATGTCGCCCTCCCCGAAACGCTCGGCAAAGGCGGAGAGGATCACGACGGGTGGCTCAGCCTCGGCGAGGCGCGCGATCTGGTCCCGAGCCTGCCGCCGCGCCAGCTGATCGAGCCCAAGCCGGGGCGGCTGGTGCTGTTCCCATCGACCATGTGGCATGGTACGCGCCCCTTCCCCCAAGGCGAACGGCTGACGGTCGCCTTCGACATTGCCCGACCCCGACAGGATTAG
- a CDS encoding tetratricopeptide repeat-containing sulfotransferase family protein, whose amino-acid sequence MQQAAPTDTLAPAIAEALRLRQAGDAAGALALAERHAAPSEEGAPFLAIAGLAAMELGDPVRALTHIEPLARMRPDDLEIRADHARALLAAGRDDEALALSEGASLPALARIEGWIRQQRGDLRQAHAAFARVLQAEPTDAASWNSLGNIHDAAGHVDRAIGAFEHAITYQPDEPGMYLNLADLLRRADRGVARLKVARDVAAIAPDRRDVQTELAMALAHNEELDEAIAVLEAAVQRWPDFGESHLELGRLYEATNRTDALAAFLAGLDLAACPPEVAFLHAWLAQREGRFEDAMRHAEAIPPTIHPMRREALIGNIAERLGDAPRAFAAFSAMNAAAMAEAPPMKGPSFRASVEADCARWSADWAGCWTPPLAPDAARRDPVFLVGFPRSGTTLLDTMLMGLPEVQVLEERPMIAGTLRQLGQADLAALTADQCQALRDAYFASAAAHGWDGQRWLIDKHPLNMARAPLIHRLFPNARFILAERHPADAVLSCFMANFTLNHAMRSFTDLEEAARTYDAVFGAWKQAHALFPLAAHAVRYERLVEDPRGELQPLTQWLGLDWDDRLLAHEDTARSRGRVRTASYAQISEPLYTRARGRWRRYADQLAPVMPILAPWAEKMGYDL is encoded by the coding sequence ATGCAACAGGCCGCCCCCACCGACACGCTCGCCCCCGCCATCGCCGAGGCCCTGCGCTTGCGACAGGCCGGGGATGCGGCAGGCGCGCTGGCGCTGGCCGAACGCCACGCCGCGCCGAGCGAGGAAGGCGCGCCCTTTCTGGCAATCGCGGGCCTCGCCGCGATGGAGCTGGGCGATCCCGTGCGCGCCCTGACGCATATTGAGCCGCTTGCCCGGATGCGCCCCGATGATCTCGAAATCCGCGCCGATCACGCCCGCGCGCTGCTCGCCGCCGGGCGCGACGATGAGGCGCTGGCGCTGTCCGAAGGGGCATCGCTCCCCGCACTCGCCCGCATCGAGGGCTGGATCCGCCAGCAGCGCGGCGACCTCAGACAGGCCCATGCCGCCTTCGCGCGCGTGCTTCAGGCCGAACCGACCGATGCCGCCAGCTGGAACAGCCTCGGCAATATCCATGATGCCGCCGGTCACGTCGACCGCGCGATCGGCGCTTTCGAGCACGCCATCACCTATCAGCCCGACGAGCCGGGGATGTATCTCAACCTCGCCGATCTGCTGCGCCGGGCGGATCGCGGCGTGGCCCGCCTCAAGGTTGCGCGCGATGTCGCCGCCATCGCGCCCGATCGCCGCGACGTGCAGACCGAGCTGGCGATGGCGCTCGCACACAACGAAGAGCTCGACGAGGCGATTGCCGTGCTCGAAGCGGCAGTGCAGCGCTGGCCCGATTTCGGCGAATCCCATCTCGAACTGGGGCGGCTGTACGAAGCGACCAACCGCACCGACGCGCTGGCCGCTTTCCTCGCCGGCCTCGATCTTGCCGCCTGCCCGCCCGAGGTCGCCTTCCTCCACGCGTGGCTCGCCCAGCGCGAAGGGCGATTCGAGGACGCGATGCGCCATGCCGAGGCGATCCCGCCGACCATTCACCCGATGCGGCGCGAGGCGCTGATCGGCAATATCGCCGAACGCCTCGGCGATGCCCCGCGCGCCTTTGCCGCCTTCAGCGCGATGAACGCCGCCGCCATGGCCGAAGCCCCGCCGATGAAGGGGCCGAGTTTCCGCGCCAGTGTCGAAGCCGATTGCGCGCGCTGGAGCGCCGATTGGGCTGGGTGCTGGACACCGCCACTCGCCCCCGATGCTGCGCGGCGCGATCCGGTGTTCCTCGTCGGCTTTCCGCGTTCGGGCACGACCCTGCTCGACACGATGCTGATGGGCCTGCCCGAGGTGCAGGTGCTGGAAGAGCGCCCGATGATCGCGGGCACCCTGCGCCAGCTCGGCCAGGCCGATCTTGCCGCGCTGACCGCCGACCAGTGCCAAGCCCTGCGCGATGCCTATTTCGCCAGCGCCGCAGCGCATGGGTGGGATGGCCAGCGCTGGCTGATCGACAAGCACCCGCTCAACATGGCGCGCGCGCCGCTGATCCATCGCCTGTTCCCGAACGCGCGCTTCATCCTTGCCGAGCGCCATCCGGCCGACGCTGTGCTGAGCTGTTTCATGGCGAACTTCACGCTCAATCATGCGATGCGCAGCTTCACCGATCTCGAGGAGGCCGCGCGCACCTATGATGCGGTGTTCGGCGCGTGGAAGCAGGCCCATGCGCTGTTCCCGCTTGCCGCCCATGCCGTTCGTTACGAAAGGCTGGTCGAAGACCCGCGCGGCGAATTGCAGCCGCTGACGCAGTGGCTCGGCCTTGACTGGGACGA